ATTTAGCGCTGGTGCCGTACCTGCTTTTACCAAAGCCTGATATATAAACGCTGCCAGATCAGCCCTGGTAGCTATTCGGTTGGGACTTAATAAATTTACGCTGGGATAGTTGACAACAATCTGATTTTCCGCAGCCGCCGCAATTTGATTGAGGGCGTAGCCAGGAATTTCGTTGGCATCCTGAAAGAAGTTGTTGAGATTTGCTGCTGTTGTAGATGTTGGGTTTAGGTTGAGTCCAGTAACTAAAGAAACCAATACTTGAACGCGGGGGATGTTTTGGTTAGGGCTAAAGATTCTATTGGGATATCCCTCTAAAAATCCTGTTTGATAAGCTTCTTGAATTGCTGTGTAACCCCAGTAATTGGCAGGCACGTCGGCAAACTGGACTGCCTCGCGAATGGGAGCTTTTCTGAAAGCCTTGCGAATCATTGCCGCAAACTGCGATCGCGTTACTGGTTCATCAGGGCGAAAGGTGCCATCAGGAAAACCTTTAATAATATCTCCGGCTGCTAGCGCCTCGATAAAAGTCCGCGCCCAGTTTCCCTGTATGTCCCGGAAGGTTGTGCCTTGAGCCACTTGGATTGGCGGCTTAATATTTTTCTGTTGCGCGACGTTTCGTGTCGGTTTAGCTGTACTGACAGCTTTGGCAGATTTTTGGGTTGTTGTAGGTGCAGTAGATGGCTTTTGCGTACAGGATGCTTTTAAACACAAATGTTCAGCCCCCAACAGGTTTGACAGCATTGATTTACCAACTGAGCCGCTTCCCTTCATAGGTGCTGTTGTTTTTGCATTAGATGTGGTCGTACTAGCTACACCCAATCCTGCGCTATTGACTGCGGCAAAGCCCGCGATCGCGCTAATTAACATCACTTTACTAAGGCAAATTTTTCGCTTTGATTGATAGAAACGACCCCTAAATTTCCCTGGCATCATAAATTTCTCACTCCTCCACTCTCGCCCAGTTTAACGGACACCTATAAATTACATCGAATCTACTCTGCGGCGATCGCTCTTATATAAAATCCACTTTTAACGTTGCGGCAAAATATGCCTAATTTTATATGGACTAGATTGAACAATTGTGCAATAGTGCTAATCTTAGCGGAACAAGAATTTGTAACATATTCAATCGTTTCTATATGAAAGGTGCCAGTTTTTCCAGACGCCTAACTCGACCCGTTGCGGGTTTCACTTTGCTGGCATACGTGGCTCTTGCACACCCAGCGCCCCTTTTAGCGCAAAGGCGTGTGCCTGCTGCTGCGCCAAGATCCTCAGAAGCAGCATATACGTTAGGAGGGGGCGATCGCATCCGTCTGGATATATTTAACGTTCCTGAATACGCTGGCGAATATCAAGTCCTAGTCGATGGCACTCTCAACCTGCCCGTTATCGGCAGCGTCATAGTCCGGGGAATGACAATCGCACAAGCGACAAGGATGATTTCTGCCAAATACGCTCCCTACGTCAGACGCCCCATTGTCACCCTGAGTCTGGTAGCTGCTCGTCCGCTAAAAATCGGCGTCTCTGGCGAAGTAAATCGCCCCGGCTCTTACAGCATCCCCCTAGCTGAAGGCAGGCAATTTCCTTCAGTAACTCAGGCTGTTACCCTAGCTGGGGGAACCACTCAATCGGCAAACGTCCGCGCCGTGCAGATCCGTCGCAGGCAATCCAACGGTCGCCAGCAAACTATTAATGTAAATCTCTCGCAGTTGCTACAAACTGGCAGTCTCGCTCCAGACATCACTTTGCGGGATGGAGACACAGTTTTTATTCCCACGCTAACAGCTATAAATCCAGCGCGATCGCGCGAACTGGCAACGGCTAGCTTTGCCGGACAGCCAACCGCGCCCCTTAAAATTGCCGTTGTGGGTGAAGTTTCTCGTCCCGGCCCCTACACTGTAGCGCCGGATACCAGCACCCCCGAAAGACCTGCCAAGGCACCAACCTTGACGCGGGCAATTCAAGTCGCAGGCGGTATCACGCCTAGCGCTGATATTCGCAACGTCCAGATCCGGCGTCCCAGCAAATCTGGTAGGTTGCAAGCGATCGCTGTCAACTTGTCCCAACTCCTGCGAGCAGGGGACCTTACTCAAGACATCACTTTGCAGGATGGAGACACGGTTTTTATTCCCACAGCTAGGAACATCAGCCCTGCTGAGTCTAACGAACTGGCATCCGCTAGCTTTGCCGCCGATAGAACCCAGCCGCTTAACTTAATCGTGGTGGGTGAAGTGTCGCGTCCCGGCCCATACACATTAGCGCCAGATAATAACGGCAACGGGGATAAACCGACCAAGCCACCAACCTTAACGCGGGCGATTCAAGTAGCGGGAGGGATTACCCCTAGTGCCGATATTCGCAACGTCCAGATCCGCCGCGCTACAAGATCCGGCGCAGTTCGGTCTATGAGCGTCAACCTGTCGCAACTCTTGCGGGCAGGCGATCGCACTCAAGACGTGCTGTTGCAAGATGGAGACACGATTTTTATTCCCACAGCTAATAGCATCAGCCCCGCTGAGTCCAACGAGCTGGCATCTGCTAGCTTTGCCGCCGAGAGGAGCGGGCCGCTTAAAATTGCTGTTGTGGGTGAAGTATCTCGGCCAGGGCCGCATACAGTAGCACCAGAAAGCACCAGTCCGGATAAACCAACTAAGCCACCAACGTTGACACGAGCGATTCAAGTAGCAGGCGGAATTACACCTAGCGCAGATATTCGCAACATCCAGATCCGCCGCCCTACCAGAAATGGCTCGACCCAAGCGATCGCTGTTAACCTGTGGCAACTTTTGCGTCAAGGCGATATCACTCAAGACCTTATTTTGCAGGATGGAGACACTGTTTTTATTCCTACAGCGCAAAATATCAGTTCGTCTGAGGCTCGTCAACTGGCAGCACTCAGCTTTGCCGCAGATAAAACCCAGCCGCTTAGTATTGCCGTAGTGGGTGAAGTGTCCCGTCCGGGGCCGTACACAGTAGCAGCAGCAGACAATCCCAACACACCAGATCAAGGTGGTAAGGCGCCAACATTGACGCGGGCAATTCAACTTGCAGGGGGCATTACAGCAAATGCAGATATTCGTCAGATACAAGTGCGTAGAGCCACCAGAAATGGAGACGAAAAAGCGATCGCTGTTAATTTGTGGCAGCTATTGCAAGAAGGCGACTTAACTCAAGATATTATCTTGCAGGAGGGAGATACGATTTCGGTACCAACGGCAACAAATCTCAACGCCGCCGAGGCAACACAACTGGCTACCTCTAGCTTTTCTCCCGATAAAATTAGAGTGAATGTGGTAGGCGAAGTACAAAAACCGGGGACAGTCGAAGTGCCACCCAACACTCCTTTAAATCAAGCGCTGCTAGCATCTGGCAGCTTTAACAATCGCGCCCGCCGGAGGTCGGTTGACCTGATTCGTCTCAACCCCAACGGTACAGTTTCCAAACGCCCGGTGCAGGTTGATTTTACTCAAGGAATTAATGAAAAGAACAATCCCACCCTACGCAATAACGACGTTATAGTTGTAGGTCGCTCAAATATCGCCACCATATCGGACACTGTAGGTACGGTGCTTAGTCCTGTGGGGGGGATTTTCTCGTTGTTCAACTTCTTTAGAATCTTTAATTAGAAACTGGCCATACTAAGTGTATAGAGCCTCGGTAGATTCGAGCCAAACAGACAAGCGCGATCGCCAGCTATCATGGGTGTCCTATTACAGAATGAGGCAAGGGTTCGTAAGTTAGGGAATAGCTACCCCATAACCTACGAACCGGGCGCTGTTGATTAACAGAATATATAAGAACCAGGGGGAAAAATGGATAGGGCGCAATATTCTCAATCGCTATCTACAAATGGCAATGGCAATGGGAATGGCAAGTTGCAACAGCCACAACCGCAGCTTTACCAAAGTCAATTTGCTGAAAATAACCAAGAAGAATTAAATTTACGGCATCTGTTAACCGTAGTGCGGCGTCGGGGCGTAGTTATCGCTGGTATAGCGATCGCTGTAACGAGTGTCGTTTCTTTGTGGAGTTTCAATCGAACACCCAAATATGAAGGCAATTTTCAACTGTTAGTAGAACCTGTAACAGCAGAAAATAAACTGTCTAAATTAACTGAATTGACGGGAATGAATCCAGAAATAGATACAGGGATGGATTACGAAACCCAAATTCAGGTTTTGAAAAGTTCAGAATTGATGTCTAAGCTCATTGATAAATTACAAACTAAATATCCCGACATCACCTACAACGATCTAATTGTTAAAAACACACTGAAAATTAACAGACTTAGAGACACGAAAATTTTAGACATTAGTTATAGCAATACAGACAAGGAAAGAATTAAGTTTGTCTTGCACGAAGTAGCAAAAGGTTATCTCAGGTACAGTTTCCAAGAGCGGCAAGCGAACCTGAACCAAGGCATCAAATTTGTCGAAGGTCAGCTGCCGAAATTACAGGAGCGCGTAGATAAACTTCAGGGACAGCTACAAGGATTTAGGCAGCAAAACAACTTATTAGATCCGCAAGAACAAGCAAAACAACTGTCTGAGCGCGTTAGTAAAATTGACCAAGATCAATTGGAGTCTCAGGTAAAACTGAATGAAACGCGCACCCTCTATCAAACGCTACAAAAACAACTGGGGTTAGCACCAAATCAAGCGCTAGCAGCGGCTGCTCTTAGCGAGTCGCCACGCTATCAACTATTACTCAACCAGTTGCAGGAATTAGAAACTAAAATTGCTACTGAGTCAGCGCGGTTTACGGAAGCAAGCCCTACAATTCAAGCACTGCGAGATCAGCAGCGAAATTTACTGCCCCTGCTGCGCCAAGAGGCACAACAGGTACTGGGGAATAATGTTTCTAGTCCGCCTGTATCGAGTGCTTCCCCCAATTCAATTCGCTTGCAATTGACACAACAGATGGTGGATGCGCTTAACCAGATACAGGTTTTGGAAGTGCGGACAGGAGCGATCGCATCTGCCCAAAGTCGTCTTGGTCGAGAAGTTAAACAACTTCCAGCGATCGCCCGTCAGTATGGAGATTTGCAACGGGAACTAACTGTGGCAACCGAGAGTTTAACCCGTTTTCTCGGCGTGCGCGAAACCCTCCAGATTGAGGTAGCTCAGAAAGCACTTCCTTGGCAGCTGATCGCCAGACCAAAACTAGCCGACGATCCCATATCGCCCAGACCAGTGCGGGATAGTATTTTAGGAGCGATCGCTGGTTTGTTGCTAGGCATAGGAGTAGCCTTATTGCTAGAACGCCTGGACAACGTGTTCCACTCCCCCGATGAACTCAGAGATACTACCAAGCTGCCGCTTTTGGGTATCATCCCCTTCCAAAAACAACTCAAGAACCAAAAACCGATAGTCAATCTATCTGGTTTGATGGGACAAAAAGGCCGCAATGCAGAAGCGCCTACGTCTCCCCTGCGTAATAGAGATCGCCAGCCTCAATGGTACAATTCTTCTCCTTTTTTGGAAGCCTTCCGCTCTCTGCATACCAACATCAGCTTCCTGGGTTCTGATACCCCAATCCACTCCCTAGTAATTAGCTCTGCCACTCCAGGCGATGGCAAATCTACCACTTCCGTACAGCTAGCGCAGGCAGCCGCCGCAATGGGTAAGCGAGTGCTGCTAGTAGATGCAGATATGCGACGCCCGCAAGTTCATTATGTGCTGGGCTTGCCCAACCACCAAGGACTGAGCAATGTAATCGCCACCGGATTGCCCCCCAAACAGGCGATCCAGCGGTTGCCTATGTGGGATCACCTCTACGTGTTAACTGCTGGGCCAATGCCGCCAGACCCCACTCGGCTGCTGTCGTCCAAGAAAATGCATTACTTAATGACGCAGTTTCAAGCAGTTTTTGATTTGGTTATTTATGACACGCCACCCGTACTGGGTCTTGCAGATGGCAAACTCCTGGCAACCCATACGGCTGGTATTGTCATGGTGGTGGGATTGGGTCGTACAGACCGAGATATTTTTCTGCAAGCGTTGGATGGATTAAAAGTTTCTAACGCCACGATTTTGGGTGTGGTTGCTAACGGCGTTAAGGGCTACACAACCAATTCCCACTACTATTACGACCACTACTACAACAATGAGGAATCAGAAGTGCAAAAGGCCAAAAAGCTTTTGCAAAAAAGGCTGTAGGTAATGGGTATTGAGTTGTAGAGGCGCGATACATAGCGTCTGAGTTTTGGGTTTAATTTCGCACTCTCAAACTCTCCGGCTCCCCTAAGCTCCTAGTATCCAGACTGCGGACTGCTAGCGATTTTGCCAGATAGGTCGCAGGGAGTCGCGCAGGCTCAACCAAGCCGCTATAGCGCTAGGTTCGCTATCTGTGGATTTTTGGAGCAAAACTATGCCATCTTGTACGCCCCTTACTCCGTACTTTTGAGCGGTTACAACTTCGTCAATCGCTGGGACAAGTGCTTGGAGGCGCAGGCGGTCGTTTTTATAAATGGCTTGGAACTGTTGGAGTTGCCAAATATCAGCGATCGCATACTCTACCTCTTTCACCTGTTTTTGGTCGTTTTGCACCTGAAAAACTGGCAGTCGAACAATTTCCCGGCGGCTGGAAAGATGCGGAATTAAATTAGTAGTTGCAGACACGCTTGCATCTGGAGGAATCTGGCTCATCAAAGCGCGGATGTGACTTACATGATTCCACTGGTGCGGTAGAGAAATATAAACCCAAGGGTCGATAGAATGCGGTATTAGAAAATAGAAAACCTGATGGGGATTTGAGGTAAAAGAAAATAGGACAGAAAGGGTAATACACCCAACCCAAAAGCGGCGCACCCACACGCGCTTAAATAATTCTGCGCGTGTTGACCACCACAAAATCGCACCGTAAAATATCCCAGGCACAACCGCCATTGCATAGCGAATATTAATAGATAGAGAATAGGAACCCTTTTGCAGAAACAGTTGCATTAAAGGAAACCCCGCGATCGCCCAACTAGCGCCCGAAACCGCAGGTACAAAAGCTAAAGGCAACCAATGTCCCAGCAAATATTTAACGGTCTTATCAACAGGGTTGATTAATTCCCAAACTAACCGCCTGGGGTCGCGCACAATTTCCCAGAGAATTTGCAGGCTTGTTGCCTCATCTTCTTGAGCATACTGACCAAAACGCTCGATCATAAACCGCTTGGAAACGTCAGGAGAAAACAGCGGCATGATGGCATTTGTTGCCAATAAAATATAGCCAAAACTAACAGTACATAGCGCCAATCCTAACCTGGGATAGTGGCGACTCGCTACTAAATAAACGCCAATTCCAAATAGCATTACTCCCGCATCTTCGCGGATCGCCAATGTTAAAGCTGCCATTAGCCAAAACAACCACCAGCGACGTTTTTCTAGAGCCAACAGCAAGCTAAAAATAAATAAAGGAACTTGGCACAAGTCGTGAAAATTTGACAAAGTGGGGCCAATTACCGCATTAGCCCCATAAAAACTGGCAGCGATCGCGATCGCCAACGGTGTATCTAGGTAATGTCGCGCCAAAGCGTAGAGAACCAATCCCCCAGCCGCAACCAGCGTTACTTGCAGAAAAATTAAAGTTACTGGTGAGGGAAAGAGAGCATAAAAAGGTAGCCAAACTAACAAAGCTGGGGTAAAGTGTTGCCCTAAGCGGTGATAAAAAACTGACGGAACTTGGCTATCTTGCTGAACAGCGCTGGAGACAGCAGAAGACAGGGAACTTTGAAAAAAACGCCCGTGCAGGTTATTCCAGAATACCTGGTTAAAAATACCCTGGTCGTAAGTGCTATAGAAACTGTAGTAGCGATGGAGGGAAACAATAAGCGTCAGCGAGAAGAAAATTCCTGCTAGAACAAGTACCCATCGTAATCCTGTTTTGTCTTTGTCAAAGAGAAGAGGTTTAAGGAACACTGTCAATTTAATTCTTGTAAGTTTTGCCTAAAAAATTAGATAATGTTGTGTTTGGAATCAGCACCTGCGCCAGTTTTCTTCAAGACTTGGTTAGATAGAGGTGGTTGCCGATCTCGTGAATGATACTCTATTAAGTCCCCCGTGCTAAAACGTCTTTACACTTGGCAAAAACAATCAGACTTAAGGATAGTGGCAATCCTTGCAGGGATTTTTTTTACCCTAACCCTGATTTTGGCACTCAATCGCCACTACAGTTTTTACAGCACGAACGATCACGGTCTATTTAACCAGTTATTCTGGAACAGCATACACGGGCGTTTGTTTCAGAGTTCTCTCTCTTCAGGTAACTCCAGCGCCTCTTTGATTGATGGTCAGCCGCCATCAGTATCCTACTATCACTTAGGGCAACATTTTGTCCCCGATTTTTTGCTCTGGATGCCGATTTATGCTTTATTCCCTTCAGCAACTACCCTAGTAGTGCTACAGGTGGCTTTGATTGCGGCTGGAGGATTGGTGCTGTATGCGCTAGCACGGCACTATCTTTCTCCTATTTTATCTATAGCGATCGCAGCTAGTTATTACGGCGCTAATGCAGTAATTGGCCCAACGGTGGATAATTTCTACGAACAGTGCCAATTACCATTATTTGTCTTTGGTTTACTCCTCGCCTTAGAGAAGCGTCTTTGGTGGCTTTTTTGGCTTTTAGTAGTGCTTACTTTAGGAATTCGCGAAGACACCGGGATTATTCTTTTTGGCATTGGGGTTTATTTAGTTCTTAGTCGTCGTTATCCTCGCGTTGGAATTGCTTTATGCACGATCAGTTTCAGCTACGTCGTCGTCGTGACAAACTTGATCGTGCCGTTATTTTCTAATGATAATTCTCGGCTTTATCTGGGTAAATATTTTAGCAAATTCGTCAAAAGCGAAAATCCCACTACTCTTGAAGTTCTGTGGGCGATCGCAACCCAACCTGGGGTAATAATTGAAGTAGTTTTAACCCGGTTTGACCAGCGAGTAAGATACTTATTAGGCCAATGGTTGCCATTGGCATTTGTACCTGTTATTTCTTTTCCAGCGTGGGCGATCGCAGCCTTTCCATTGCTAGTACTTTTAGTACAAAACAACGTTGATGCTGTCTCTATCAACACTCGCTACACCCTCAGCGTAGTTCCGGGATTATTTTACGGCGCTATTTTATGGTGGCACAGCAATTCAGAAAAGTTTAAACCCAGATTTCGTCGCTTTTGGATTGGATGTATTGCCCTCTCTTTGTTCTTCACCTTCACTTCCAATCCTCATAAGTCTTTGTACTTTTTAGTTCCCTATTCCATCAAGCCTTGGAATTATGTATCCTTAAACCACCAATGGGAACACGCCGCACACCTGCGGACTGTTATGAAATCAATTCCTGATGATGCTAGTGTAGCCACAGGTGGTTATGTAATTCCGCATCTTTCCAGCCGCCGCGAGATTGTTCGTTTACCGTTCATACAGTTACAAAATGATGAAGGAAAAATTGTTGATGTTGATTACGCTTTAGTAGATATGTGGCAGTTGCAACAGTCGAAATTAGCTGCTGGTGTTGACTGGAGAAAGATTAAAGCTAGCGTACCGATTATTGACCAGGCTCTTGAACAAGAAAAGTATGGCATCATCGATCTACAAGATGGAGTCATGCTGCTGAAAAAGGGTGTTCCTTCCAATTCCCAAGCTAAATCGGCTTGGTTGAAGTTGCGAGAAGAATTGCGACCTATTTGGCAAGCCTAAGATTAAGTTTCTGAACTTTAGAGATAAATGCAAAAAATCTCAGCGATCGTACCAGTTTATAATGAGGCAGAATGCATCGAGCAAACCTTTGCAGCAGTTTTGGAATATTTAGAAAAACGCCCTTACTATAGTTTTTTGTTTGTCAATGATGGGTCAACTGATAAAACAAAAGAAATTCTAGAGAGCAAAATAAAGGCATTAAGTAGCAGCCGCATCAATTTGATTTCTTACGATAATCGTCAAGGAAAAGGGTATGCGGTAAATAAGGGAGTACAGTATGCGGATGGAGACTATATTTGTTTTATAGATAGCGATCTAGCTTATTCTCTAGACCATCTTGATATGGTGGTGGAAAAGTTAGAATATTTTGATGTTGTTATTGGTTGCAGGCATTTAACTTCAGATAAAGTTGTAGGCGTAAAATTTTCCAGGATGATTGCTGGAAAATTGTTTAATGTTCTTAGCAATCAGATACTTAATTTAAAATTTAGCGATATGCAAGCGGGGGTAAAAGGTTTTAGTAGAATTGCCGCAAAAGAGTTATTTAACAGGCAAGACCTTACTGGTTTTTCCTTTGATGCTGAGTTGCTTTATTTAGCTAAGAAGCTGGATTTTAGTATTGGCGAGATACCTGCAAAAGTGTCAGATAGCCATCAATACAAGTTTTCTAAGATTAATTTGCTTAAAGATTCTGTAAAAATGTTTCTGGATTTATTAACTATCAGGATTAACGATTTGAGAGGTAGATATGACTGATTCCTGAAGCCGAGATCCCCGACTTCTTGAAGAAGTCGGGGATCTGACAATTATTGGCGAAAATTTGCGTATTGGCAGTTCTCAAAATCAGTTAATATCACAAATAAATTGTTATAAGTTTAAAACTAATATTAAGTAAATGACTATTTAAAATACATAAATAAAAAAATAATGCATTTAAAACTAACAGAACCTTAAAAATATTTATAGTGTTATAACCCAGAAAAAGCGAATGTTAACTACAGCTATAACTGCCAAAACAGGCTCTAAGAAAGCGATGATATTCTGGTTCAGCTTGAGCCTGACTTTTGTAGCAAGCTACGCCTTGTTAGCGCTGCAAAAAGCCTTTAGCAGCGAGTATGTCGTGCAGGACGATGCGCGGGTTTATCTAATTTGGATGCAGAGGCTTTTAGATGCGGATTTATTTAAGGGCGATCTGATTGCAGATTATTTTCAATCGGTGACTCCTTGGGGATATGCAAGTTTTTATAAGCTGATGGCTGGTGTAGGTATTCCGCCACTTTTGGTTACTAAACTCTTACCAATGGTGCTGGGATTGGTAGCCACTAGCTATTGTTTTGGAGTTTGCTTAGAGCTTTTGCCAATACCAATGGCAGGATTTATTAGCACGTTGATACTTAACCAAAGTCTGTGGTTGCACGATGATTTAGTGTCAGCTACGCCGAGGGCTTTTGCATCGCCCTTCTTGCTAGCATTTTTGTACTATCTGTTGCGATCTTCATGGATTGGAACGTGCGCGGCGATCGCGCTTATGGGATTATTTTATCCTCTAGGGGTGTTGCTTTGCGCTGCACTCTTGCTGCTGCGGTTAGTTACGAACTTCGCCGCCAAAAATTCTGACCTGCGTCGCGATTCTCTAGTATGCGTCAGCGGATTGGTTGTTGGTCTAGTGGTAATTTTGCCCTATGCGCTGAGTCAGTCAGAATTTGGCCCTACGGTGAGTGATTCCCTAGCTAGAACTTGGCCAGAGTTCTCTTCTAAAGGGCGAATTGCCTTTTTTAATGATGCTAATCCTTGGAGGTTTTGGTTTCAAGGTAGTCACAGCGGAATGCGATTGGGATTAAATCCGCCAGCGATCGCGGCTGCATTTTTGTTACCCATACTTTACCGATATCGCGATCGCTTTTCATTGGTCAAGCAGATATCAAGCAAAATAATAGTTTTACCTCAGCTTGTTCTGGTATCTTTTGGTTTATTTTTCTTGGCTCATGCCCTACTATTCAAACTATATCTCCCCAGTCGCTACACGCAACACAGCCTGCGGATAGTCATGGCGATCGCGGCTGGTATAGCGATCGCGGTAATGTTAGATACGCTGCTTCAGTGGTTCTCTCAACTACAAGGCGCAAAGAAGTTTTATCACCTCTTAGCATTACTAGCAACTGCTCTAGTAGCGGGGATAATTGTCTTTTATCCCAGTATCTTTTGGAAAAATAACTTTCCCAGAAGCCGCTATGTTGTGGGTTCCGTACCAACCTTGTATGAGTTCTTGCAAAAGCAACCAAAAGACACTTTGATCGCCTCGGTAGCAGATGAGGGGAGCAACTTGCCAACATTTGCCCAGCGACAAATTTTGGTTGGGAGGGAATATTCAGATCCCTACCATGTCGGTTACTATCTGCAATTTCGACAACGAGCAAAGGATCTTGTTAAAGCGCAGTATAGCCCTGATTTAGCCATATTAAAAAATTTCATTCAGACATACGGAGTAGACTTCTGGCTGCTCGATAGCGCCACCTTCGAGCGTAGTTATGTCGAAGATCGCTGGCTAAGACAGTTTCAGCCAGAGGCATCAGAGGCTTTAGTAACGCTGGAAAATAAAGTTAAGCCAGCTTTGGCACAAGCGATCGCTCCCTGTTCTGTTTTCGAGAATCAATATCTAGTTCTCCTAGAAGCCAAATGCATTTTAAAGTTACAAAAGTAAGGTTTTAATTAAAAAACATATTGATAAAAATGAATAAAGTAATTTTGCTGAGTTTTGATATTGAAGAATTTGATATACCAGAGGAAT
The Microcoleus sp. FACHB-831 genome window above contains:
- a CDS encoding S-layer homology domain-containing protein is translated as MMPGKFRGRFYQSKRKICLSKVMLISAIAGFAAVNSAGLGVASTTTSNAKTTAPMKGSGSVGKSMLSNLLGAEHLCLKASCTQKPSTAPTTTQKSAKAVSTAKPTRNVAQQKNIKPPIQVAQGTTFRDIQGNWARTFIEALAAGDIIKGFPDGTFRPDEPVTRSQFAAMIRKAFRKAPIREAVQFADVPANYWGYTAIQEAYQTGFLEGYPNRIFSPNQNIPRVQVLVSLVTGLNLNPTSTTAANLNNFFQDANEIPGYALNQIAAAAENQIVVNYPSVNLLSPNRIATRADLAAFIYQALVKAGTAPALNANDIAAQYIVGYQPPVAQQPSPAPEPIESVRQRLRLPSPPVVQRVRRIVGGASSLSTPTGFGADRNAIYVGGTYQGRTRYTGKSDGAVAAGLGVGDARKALGFEATVTSYSTFRTGFGKNGGVSFKVHRLLPSDIGVAVGVENFDTWGHPDPEYSSVYGVISKVFPLVSDETAEFSPSITASVGVGGGRFRSEADVFRGRDSVNVFGSVGARVAEPISLIADWTGQDLNLGVSILPFPNIPLVITPGVADVTGNAGDGARFILGVGYGVSF
- a CDS encoding DUF2079 domain-containing protein: MAILAGIFFTLTLILALNRHYSFYSTNDHGLFNQLFWNSIHGRLFQSSLSSGNSSASLIDGQPPSVSYYHLGQHFVPDFLLWMPIYALFPSATTLVVLQVALIAAGGLVLYALARHYLSPILSIAIAASYYGANAVIGPTVDNFYEQCQLPLFVFGLLLALEKRLWWLFWLLVVLTLGIREDTGIILFGIGVYLVLSRRYPRVGIALCTISFSYVVVVTNLIVPLFSNDNSRLYLGKYFSKFVKSENPTTLEVLWAIATQPGVIIEVVLTRFDQRVRYLLGQWLPLAFVPVISFPAWAIAAFPLLVLLVQNNVDAVSINTRYTLSVVPGLFYGAILWWHSNSEKFKPRFRRFWIGCIALSLFFTFTSNPHKSLYFLVPYSIKPWNYVSLNHQWEHAAHLRTVMKSIPDDASVATGGYVIPHLSSRREIVRLPFIQLQNDEGKIVDVDYALVDMWQLQQSKLAAGVDWRKIKASVPIIDQALEQEKYGIIDLQDGVMLLKKGVPSNSQAKSAWLKLREELRPIWQA
- a CDS encoding DUF2079 domain-containing protein, encoding MFLKPLLFDKDKTGLRWVLVLAGIFFSLTLIVSLHRYYSFYSTYDQGIFNQVFWNNLHGRFFQSSLSSAVSSAVQQDSQVPSVFYHRLGQHFTPALLVWLPFYALFPSPVTLIFLQVTLVAAGGLVLYALARHYLDTPLAIAIAASFYGANAVIGPTLSNFHDLCQVPLFIFSLLLALEKRRWWLFWLMAALTLAIREDAGVMLFGIGVYLVASRHYPRLGLALCTVSFGYILLATNAIMPLFSPDVSKRFMIERFGQYAQEDEATSLQILWEIVRDPRRLVWELINPVDKTVKYLLGHWLPLAFVPAVSGASWAIAGFPLMQLFLQKGSYSLSINIRYAMAVVPGIFYGAILWWSTRAELFKRVWVRRFWVGCITLSVLFSFTSNPHQVFYFLIPHSIDPWVYISLPHQWNHVSHIRALMSQIPPDASVSATTNLIPHLSSRREIVRLPVFQVQNDQKQVKEVEYAIADIWQLQQFQAIYKNDRLRLQALVPAIDEVVTAQKYGVRGVQDGIVLLQKSTDSEPSAIAAWLSLRDSLRPIWQNR
- a CDS encoding polysaccharide biosynthesis tyrosine autokinase, which encodes MDRAQYSQSLSTNGNGNGNGKLQQPQPQLYQSQFAENNQEELNLRHLLTVVRRRGVVIAGIAIAVTSVVSLWSFNRTPKYEGNFQLLVEPVTAENKLSKLTELTGMNPEIDTGMDYETQIQVLKSSELMSKLIDKLQTKYPDITYNDLIVKNTLKINRLRDTKILDISYSNTDKERIKFVLHEVAKGYLRYSFQERQANLNQGIKFVEGQLPKLQERVDKLQGQLQGFRQQNNLLDPQEQAKQLSERVSKIDQDQLESQVKLNETRTLYQTLQKQLGLAPNQALAAAALSESPRYQLLLNQLQELETKIATESARFTEASPTIQALRDQQRNLLPLLRQEAQQVLGNNVSSPPVSSASPNSIRLQLTQQMVDALNQIQVLEVRTGAIASAQSRLGREVKQLPAIARQYGDLQRELTVATESLTRFLGVRETLQIEVAQKALPWQLIARPKLADDPISPRPVRDSILGAIAGLLLGIGVALLLERLDNVFHSPDELRDTTKLPLLGIIPFQKQLKNQKPIVNLSGLMGQKGRNAEAPTSPLRNRDRQPQWYNSSPFLEAFRSLHTNISFLGSDTPIHSLVISSATPGDGKSTTSVQLAQAAAAMGKRVLLVDADMRRPQVHYVLGLPNHQGLSNVIATGLPPKQAIQRLPMWDHLYVLTAGPMPPDPTRLLSSKKMHYLMTQFQAVFDLVIYDTPPVLGLADGKLLATHTAGIVMVVGLGRTDRDIFLQALDGLKVSNATILGVVANGVKGYTTNSHYYYDHYYNNEESEVQKAKKLLQKRL
- a CDS encoding SLBB domain-containing protein — translated: MKGASFSRRLTRPVAGFTLLAYVALAHPAPLLAQRRVPAAAPRSSEAAYTLGGGDRIRLDIFNVPEYAGEYQVLVDGTLNLPVIGSVIVRGMTIAQATRMISAKYAPYVRRPIVTLSLVAARPLKIGVSGEVNRPGSYSIPLAEGRQFPSVTQAVTLAGGTTQSANVRAVQIRRRQSNGRQQTINVNLSQLLQTGSLAPDITLRDGDTVFIPTLTAINPARSRELATASFAGQPTAPLKIAVVGEVSRPGPYTVAPDTSTPERPAKAPTLTRAIQVAGGITPSADIRNVQIRRPSKSGRLQAIAVNLSQLLRAGDLTQDITLQDGDTVFIPTARNISPAESNELASASFAADRTQPLNLIVVGEVSRPGPYTLAPDNNGNGDKPTKPPTLTRAIQVAGGITPSADIRNVQIRRATRSGAVRSMSVNLSQLLRAGDRTQDVLLQDGDTIFIPTANSISPAESNELASASFAAERSGPLKIAVVGEVSRPGPHTVAPESTSPDKPTKPPTLTRAIQVAGGITPSADIRNIQIRRPTRNGSTQAIAVNLWQLLRQGDITQDLILQDGDTVFIPTAQNISSSEARQLAALSFAADKTQPLSIAVVGEVSRPGPYTVAAADNPNTPDQGGKAPTLTRAIQLAGGITANADIRQIQVRRATRNGDEKAIAVNLWQLLQEGDLTQDIILQEGDTISVPTATNLNAAEATQLATSSFSPDKIRVNVVGEVQKPGTVEVPPNTPLNQALLASGSFNNRARRRSVDLIRLNPNGTVSKRPVQVDFTQGINEKNNPTLRNNDVIVVGRSNIATISDTVGTVLSPVGGIFSLFNFFRIFN